One Coffea eugenioides isolate CCC68of chromosome 2, Ceug_1.0, whole genome shotgun sequence genomic window, ATCAAAACACGAGCATCTGCTTTCAGTCCAGCACAGGCCAATGCAATATGATCATCTAAATTCACAATCTTTCTAACCGATCTGAAAATAAGAACCACCAATTAAAAATATTCAGCAAGAAATCTAAGGCAGGCAGAGGGCAAACAATATATATATTGCAACCATGTTTCAATAACTAATAGCCATTGCATACTCACTTCAAACCTAAAATCATACTAAGCAAGAGAATTAACAAGCAATAAAACACACTCACATGCACACAAAGAGGAAACGGGCTTAGCCAAGAAATTTTGGCTGATTAACACAATTTCACAAGTACTTCAAGAAGAATGAGCCAGGTTCCTCAGTAATCAATTTATacacaaattaaaaatttttccgGATTTGTTACCCCGGCTTCACCACTGCTCCCTAAAATCAAAAAGCccccttttattttttccaaggCACTAAAATCAAAAAGCTGACCGAGCACAGGttaatcttctttttttttttccaaacagaGAATGATTTCAGTACAAGAAAACCCGCATCTTTCATGCAGCCTTAATCAATAGATCAGATTAAAATTAGATtccctagaaaaaaaaaatcttcaattCCAAAACCCTAAAGCCTAAACCCAAATTAGCTTGGTAACAGCCCACAATAACCAACCAAAAGTTGCTCCGACTAACAGGGTACCCAGAATTTCGAAGTAGCTATGAAGATGgaatatataaaagaaaagaaaagaaaaaaaaagggatggGTGAATGAATAGATTTGAGAAGTTGGACCTACCTGGAGTCTTGAAGCTTAGGAGTAGACTTCTTCTCGACACCAAGGACGATAGTGTCGGTTCCACGGACACCAACGGCGGCGTTTCCTTTCCGGACGGCCTCGAGGGCGTACTCCACCTGAAAAAGATGTCCGTCGGGGGAGAAAACAGTAATGGCTCTGTCGTATCTAGCCATCTATCTGTGCCTGTATAGGGTATGCTACGTATTCGTACAGTTTTTTTTGGGGTTGGGCTTGTGGTTTGGGATCTCTGGCTCGACACTTTTAGACTTccagggaagagagagagagggatgcaAGCGTGAAGAAGGGGAAGAGGATTCAGAGAGAACTTGGGGGAGAAGTCACCTGTAGCACACGATGTCGTTTCCAATTACTTTTTGTACTACAGgtgtagggatggcaacgggtaCGGATACTCTCGGGGTATGGCGGGAGCGGGGGAATTTTTTCCACCCCCTCCCCGCCACctgtttagaaaaaaaaaagatatatatatgtgcataattatatatataatgatattatcaattatactactaattatacatatctattaataaaaattattaattatttatactaaatttattaatacatttatattaaattcctaactacgcttaatacaataataatttagtgattgtatttgtatcaaaagtaaaaacttgattattttagtcatatttgttttatcatattagattatattcaaataacttttgtttaattatttttatgagtttcaattgtgaagttgcaatgaataataatttggtgatatgTTGATATTTTAATGTtataaaattgaagaaaattagaAGTAATGTTATAAGACTAAAGACAATAAATGGAAGGAATGGAGAATTTTGTATTTTCTCCAATGAGTATCTGAGTAATAAGTTTCTTAGAAGAATTTTTTAGAGAATTACAGAGAGAGAATGAATTCAAGGTTGCAAAGGATTGAAGGGGGTCAATTCTAATGATATAATGCCcctctatttataagagaaatgaacgcgtttttcttttcttagtttGTGCTTGGTGGTTTGAACAAATAGAAATGAGGGAAAGCTGGTTATTTGTTTGAATAGTCAGAAGTCAGGTATAGCTGCTGTCGGTGGAACTTTGAAGAAAACTTGGACATCCATGATGTTATCCCTGATGTCATTTGCTGCAAGACATCAGAGATGACATTTGTTGCATGACACTCCCCCTTGGATGTCAAGTGTACATGAAGAATAtgcctcgttaaaaccttactaAGGAAAAATCCAGTGGGGTAAAAATCTtaatgaaggaaaaagagtacactattcttgtgCATTAATTTCTCCCCCTGATTTGGACATTACTTGAGGTCAGCCAATCGATGCATTCCAATCTTTCGCACCAACTTCTCAAATGTTGAAGTAGGTAATGCCTTGGTAAATAAATCTGCCAGATTATTATCTGATCGAATTTGTTGCACATCAATTTCACCATTCTTCTGTAACTCGTGAGTAaagaagaattttggtgaaatatgtTTCGTCCTATCTCTTTTGATATATCTTCCTTTTAATTATGCTATATATGCAGCATTATCTTCATATAATATCGTCGGAGTATTTTTGTTCTCAGGTAATAACTCACAATTCTTTCGAATGTAATGGGTCATTGATCTTAGCCATACACATTCTCAACTTGCCTCATGAATTGCCAATACTTTAGCATGATTTGAAGAAGTAGCAGCTATTGATTGCTTTGTTGATCTCCATGAGATAGCTATGTTACCGCATGTGAATAGATAACCTGTCTGTGATCTTGCTTTATTTGGGTCAGATAAATACCCAGAATCAGCATAACCGAGCAATTCAGGTTGAGATGTCTTTGAATAAAATAGACCAAGATCAGCTGTTCCTTGGAGATAGCGAAGAATATGTTTAATCCCATTCCAATGTCGCCTTGTAGGAGATGAGCTGAACTTTGCTAATAGATTTACAGTAAATGAAATGTCTGGtcttgtacaattagcaagatacATTAGTACACCAATAGCGctgagatatggtacttcaggaTCAAGTATtttttcatcttcatcttcatcttttGGTCTAAAGGGATCCTTGACAGGATCAAGTGACCGAACGACCATTGGAGTACTTAAGGGATGTGCTTTATCCATATAAAACCGCTTCAATACCTTTTGGGTATAAGTAGTTTGACGAATAAAAATTCCATCTTCCAGATGTTCAATTTGcaaaccaaggcagaatttgatttttccaaaatctttgacCTCAAATTCTTTCTTCAGATATTCTACTGCCTTTTGGAGCTCTTCAGGAGTTCCAATTAAATTAAGGTCATCAACATAGATAGCAATAATTACAAAATTGGACCCATCTTTCTTTATAAAAACACATGGATAAATTGGGTCATTGATATAACCTTCCTTGTGTAAACACTCACTAAGGCAGTTATACCACATACGTCAAATTGTTTAAATCCATACAAAGACCTTTGTAATTTGATGGAATAAGTTTCTCTGGACTGGAATTTACGTGCTTCAGGCATGTTAAATCCTTCAGGGATTTTCATATAGATATCATTTTTCAATGTTCCATATAGATAAGCAGTCACTACGTCCATTAGACGCATATCAAGTTTTTCATGTACTGCCAGACTTACAAGATATCTAAATGTAATTCCGTCCATTACTAGAGAATATGTTTCATCATAatcaactccaggtctttgtgAAAATTCTTGGGCTACAAGTCGTGCTTTATATCGCACGATTTCATTCTTTTCATCCCTTTTCCTGATAAATACTCATTTATATCCTACTGGCTTAACACCTTCAGGTGTTTGGACTACAGatccaaaaacttttcttttagtcAGTGAATCCAATTCACATTGGATCGCATCTTTTCATTTTGGCCAATCATGTCTACGCCGACATTCATCAATCGATCTAGGTTCATGATCCTCATTTTCATTCATAACATCAAGTGCTACATTATATGTGAAAGCATTATTTATAATTACCTCTTTCCGGTGCCAACTCTTATTTGTAGTgacaaaatttattgaattttcaATAATTTCAGTTTGTTTTTTTAGAATCGGCTCTTCCGGAGCGACTTTTTCAACTTCTTCAGgaggttgaattttgtcacTAACAATATTTTGACTTTCattatttaattcttttttctttcgagAATTTTTATCTTTGGAACCAAGAGATCTCTCACGCTTCAGGCGTGCTTTAGATTCATTAGCACTTGCAATTTGCCCTTCTGGGACATCAATTTTCACCGAAACGTTTTCTGCAGGAATATGCGATTTAATAACTCTTTTGGAGTCATTAAATGCATCTGATAATTGATTTGCAATTTGTTGCAAATGTATAATTCTTTGAACTTCTAGTTCACAATCTTTTGTACGAGGATCAAGGAAATCTAAGGAAACTTTCCAAGTGATTTCCTTTCTTGGTTGATCTTTTCCTCACCCTAATGCCGGAAATTTTGATTCATCAAAATGACAATCTGCGAATCTCGCAGTAAATAAATCACCTGCCAAGGGTTCAATATATTTAATAATAGAAGGTGATTCATACTCGACATATATCCCCAATCTTCTTTGGGGGCCCATTTTAGTACGTTGGGACGGTGCAATTGGAACATAGACCGCACACCCAAAAATTCTCAAATGAGAGATATTGGGCTCATAGCCAAATGTTAATTGTATGGGAGAATAGGTATGATAACTAGTCTGCCTGATTCTCACAAGTGTTGCTGCATGTAATATAGCATGTCCCTAAGCAGATATTGGGAGTTTAAACCTCATCAATAATGGTCTGGCAATCCATTGTAGCTATTTAATAAATGATTCAGCTAGACCATTTTGTGTGTGAACATGAGCTACAGGATGTTCCACAGTTATCCTAATAGACATGCAATAATCATTAAAAGTATGTGATGAATATTCACCAACATTATCTAGACGAATTCTTTTGATTGGATAATCAGGGAATTGTGCTCGCAATTTAATTATCTGAGCAAGCAATCTCGCAAACGCCAGGTTGCGAGAAGATAATAAACATACATGTGACCATCTAGTTGATGCATCAATTAGCAtcataaaatatttaaatggtCCACATGGTGGATCTACTGGCCCACATATATCACCCTGAATTCGTTCTAGAAATGTAGGGGATTCAGTACCAACTTTAGTTGGTGATggtctaataattaatttcccTTGAAAGCAAGCAGCACATGAGAATTCATTTGACTTTAAGaccttttgatttttcaatgaatGGCCATGTGAATTTGTAATGATCCGTCTCATCATTATAGATCCAGGATGCCTGAGACGATCATGCCAAATCATAAAATCATTTGGATTAGAAGACTTCTGGTCTTCTAGATGATTGACTTCAGTTGAACTTATTTTGGCATAATATAAACCAGAAAAGAGAGAAGGCAACTTTTCTAATACACATTTCTTCCCGGAAATGGTATTTGTAATCAATAGATATTCATCATTTGTCTCATTCATTGTCTCGATATGATATCCATTTCGGCGAATATCTTTAAAACTTATCAAGTTTCTTCGAGATTTGGGAGAGAGTAATGCATTATTTATAATAATTTTATTCCCATTAGGAAGAAAGATAGTGGCTCTTCCGGAGCCTACTATCAATTTTTCACTTTCACTAATTGTATTAACATTTGTCTCTCCCATTTctaaatgagaaaaatatttctcatttttaAGTACAATGTGCGTAGTAGCACTATCAATGAGACAAATATCATCATTATTTAATCCCAAATATTTGACATTCATTTCTTCTTTAGGAAGAATATCACAAATAAAAGTAGATATTAATAAAATGCACAAATATCATAATACAAAAGTAACTTTCATTAAAAGATGcgaaaataataaaagtacatATTGGGCATTTGACACCTTCATCATTTTGTATCTTCAGGATACACAATAAAATCAGCCATATCAAGGGATATCATATCCACATCATCATTACATTCATTATCTTGATCAATGGTAGATGTTcctttatcaataaaattggtCTCAATACCTTTATTCTTCCCTTTCAATGATATTTGATAAAGTTCAACAAGGTGATCCGCCGTACGACAGGTACGGGACCAGTGTCCTCCCATGCCACATCGGTAGCACTTTTCttcataatttttcttttctttatattttttattgttgttgttgttgttccGCTTCTGGGGAATATTCTGTCTCATGTCATGGTTATTATTATTGTGGTAAGGTATATATCTACcatgaccacgtccacgacctcTACTACGGCTACGTTCGCGGCCTCTGCCACGGCTATGTCTGGAATTTGAAGATTGAGTCACATTCACTTCAGGGAATGGACTAGTACCAGTTGGTCGGGACTCATGATTTTTCAATaataattcattattttgttcaGCCAGTAAAAGACATGTAATCAGTTCAGAATATTTTTTGAAACCTTGTGCTCGATACTGCTGTTGCAGAACCACATTTGAGACATGAAATGTGGAAAATGTCTTTTCCAACATATCCTCATCAGTTACATTTTCTCCACATAATTTTAACTGAGAGGTTATTCTGAACATGCCTGAATTATATTCAGGGACAGATTTAAAATCTTGCAGCCGTAAGTGTAGCCAATCATACCTGACTTTTGGAAGTACGACCAACTTCAGGTGATCGAATCTTTCTTTTAAACTTATCCACAGATCTAGTGGATTTTTGACTGTCAGATATTCCATTTTCAAGCTTTCATCAAAATGATGGCGGAGGAATATCATGGCTTTGGCACGGTCTTGAATTGTGGCATCATTATTCTGGACAATAGTTTTTCCAAGTCCTTTGGACTCAATATGTATCTCAACATCCATTGCCcatgataaataattttttccagaaatatcAAATTGTACAAATTCCTGTTTTGTGCGATTTGCcatgataaaattaaatgaGTTATAATTAAATAATGGTACCTTAAGATTCACGAACAGATTGCAGATCCAGTTCTTGGAGCAAATCTGAATAACCTTCAGAATCTGGCTTTGTCACCAATTGCCCAGTGGTGTAATCCAAATTCTTATGAGAATTGTGGAGCAGGTTTGGACAAACCGATAAGACTATATGCTCTGATTTAATATGAAAGAATGTGGTAAATTTTGACTCTAATATGGTAGAAAATATGGCAGAGTTTCGTGCTGATAACGTGTtgtaaaattgaagaaaattagaAGTAAtgttgtgaggacccaaaaattttcacattttcataacattattttatttctttgattatattttatactttccttggaaatattgaattttctatgcatttttacaagtaagtacagttttaaaattatcttcctagtatgagttagtgtactttgagtttgaagtgtattatggacgtgggacctgctagtgcggtaaatgcgatatatttttgacaacttgttggagtttggttaagtgatattattttacaaggtgctaagagataattagaaattacctatatggattagtattagagagacaaagagataagtttaagcaagcaaggtgTCAAGTGTCACAAATTCATTGGATGTTGGATTTGACCAAGACCttcttaactttcctaaaatcaattttgactcaattttctctcatttttcttgtgtcttggccgaacctcttgaggaggaaaacaagagagagctcttcaatttctagcttccaaatttgctcaaatcttgagtttcaaccaaccaaatcacaaaccacaccatacaagtgataATTAGGGAAagttaaaggtgttggtggagttgttttggaggaggaaagattaaactcctacctttcttgtgattttaaggtattttaccaagaacatcctctttatttcaaataattgcttattagtgatttttagttgttttaaatgttattttgtagaagattagcacttgaatgcatgaattccagtttagggtttcatttttacCCTGTTCTGCCTGGACCTGTTAggccatgatgaaggccgaatcagctcttgaccaaaacatgaaaattgtagaaaatgatgttttatagttgcctgtaaaatttcagctaaatcggagcaatgtagcctgtaAAAAGATCGAAATACCcatgctgccctgtttctgtcagaaactgataatcagcttatgcaagtggttagtttgaccaggaatattatcgaattggttgttgatgtcttcttaagaattatagctttgtatcttagctttgaaatagttttggaattacctgaattggagttgtgtgtactgagatataagtgaatgaatcaggactgctagttgaatttcacagtgagcttcgaactggaaaatctggagttgttttggtaaatttgacctagtttgggtgagaactggactaaatagtcttcatcaaagttatagctcTTTGTCTTAggttcaaaacggtataaattgcacctcaatccgacaagCGTAGCCTCGATTGTGTCTATTACGCAAAACcacatcaaatctgtccttTTGCTAAACTttatttccgcacatgtcgttagcttgattttgtacttatatgactttgcctatggaatggctattgaaatgagatgatattgtgtgtgattttgggattgattgaggaaaacaatgaagccataaatggctgaaaaaataggtaaatacaaaaggcatgctgcccaaattttcgctcgagagctaagtttctacttgaacttgtatattttcgtttaataaatactatgaccgtttttccattttaaaacatgatccttcttcaattggaaactccaaatgtttacttactcttacccaaataaaaaggaatggTTTAGAGTTTTCTTGGGTAGTTTGTCCTCcattttacatgaatttcattaagacatttagtctataatatctacttgaatatgagatgattttgaaccatataaataatcccaaaaacagtatttcttagcctatcgaGCCGGATTCCGACTTGCCTTTGGTTCAAgtattttcattggaaaattttataacccttttgagttgggttttacgtttggactatgaaaccctagttatttttgttcacgggtccaaatgtcctcgtttcactttaaaatCTTTTTATATGTTCCACTTATCAtttgtcgagtttctttgatttcacctaattgtttgcgttagatgagctgtaatattctttctcgtttaatcttaAATTTTTTCGGTGACTGAAGATAATAtacggaaggatattttgcacgttgttttgcgtacataggtgagtgttccttgtttgttataatatccttgacttcatgacttgttgttgttgtttgataatgtgttaagtgctttcaaagatttccaaaatgaattttttaggccagtgtgtactttatcgcgctcgacctaaatgaaacgtgaaattttaaatgatttaatgattaatACAatagttgtgcatgatgtaagccttttggctgaattgggccctgcccttcgttaccgatcgactcgagccagaagcggaatcggtcgggcgatatggtgaccttggatgtgaacgttggtatactcgagtattaccttgtaggttggtggagcctgaccAACGTTCAGGAGAGGGTGAACGAAATGAACAAACGAACGAACGAgaggttttacttacaaaatttcatttttaaaagATTGGAGGAATAAGCGGAAcgacaggagaatgaacgaacgaataaATGGCTCCCtatgagcccgtatccttttaatgaatgttattattgctttatattgtcatgtttcttgcattacttgttatttatggttaatacattagttttcttgtttgattatgtgttcggaacctcactgagcttttaactcatccctttagtttgttttccttaacaggggaaggcgagcaagaaCAAGAGCTCGGtttagactagcctagactagtttctgattttgtaatggttctcccCTTAGTgtttggcacgggctggatgtgtGGTGAactgagaacctttgtatattcgatgtttgtactccctaatgtacataagttttgcgttaagttttggattgtcgttatatttattctgtgatttatttcgattttaattgagaactgaagtgaacgactgagtcccggcgagagttgggcaggcggtccgccaaaccttCTGGTTCGttttagggggaggtggggctgtcacaggtggtatcagagcctgtttcgcgtggtctctgcgcggagtgagcctggactgagtggtgaataggtatgaaggattaagtactcattcgagcataagctatgaattacGAATGTTATAGGTGTTAAATCTTTTCCgtggtatctgaggatcataaataggtacgtcgggtaggaatttcgattgtagatagtttactcttgggactggccagttcgagatgtgaattgtcttatttcggattcttgtacccgagtactccaaAGTTGAGGTGGCATTAAgttctttaaaatttcattttttgaatcATGAACAGGccttgtctggctagaatgagcacaagaagtcaatggatatctagtttggatagtaagtgacgtgagagaccggacggggttattcaaCTGAAATTAggacgatatcgccttttcttttgatttgtccttatatta contains:
- the LOC113758168 gene encoding uncharacterized protein LOC113758168; translated protein: MDVEIHIESKGLGKTIVQNNDATIQDRAKAMIFLRHHFDESLKMEYLTVKNPLDLWISLKERFDHLKLVVLPKVRYDWLHLRLQDFKSVPEYNSGMFRITSQLKLCGENVTDEDMLEKTFSTFHVSNVVLQQQYRAQGFKKYSELITCLLLAEQNNELLLKNHESRPTGTSPFPEVNVTQSSNSRHSRGRGRERSRSRGRGRGHGRYIPYHNNNNHDMRQNIPQKRNNNNNNKKYKEKKNYEEKCYRCGMGGHWSRTCRTADHLVELYQISLKGKNKGIETNFIDKGTSTIDQDNECNDDVDMISLDMADFIVYPEDTK